One window of the Thamnophis elegans isolate rThaEle1 chromosome 6, rThaEle1.pri, whole genome shotgun sequence genome contains the following:
- the GATD3A gene encoding glutamine amidotransferase-like class 1 domain-containing protein 3A, mitochondrial isoform X2: MWAAKFANSRSPLLSSVLLLSKGAPSSSSPFHSSAHLHKAKVAVVLSGCGVYDGTEIHEASAIMVHLSRGGANVDMYAPNISQMHVVDHSKGQPADRESRNVLTESARIARGKINDLARLTARDYDAVVFPGGFGAAKNLSTFSVDGKDCKVNKDVERVLKDFHKSGKPIGLCCISPVLAAKVLPGTEVTVGQEQEQGGKWPHASTAGAIKAMGGKHCAKDVTVDNTNKIVTTPAFMCETEFHHIFDGIGAMIKNLLRLTGK, translated from the exons ATGTGGGCTGCTAAATTCGCGAACTCCCGTTCGCCTCTCCTGTCCTCGGTGCTGTTGCTCTCGAAGGGAGCCCCATCTTCCAGCTCGCCCTTTCACTCCTCGGCGCACCTCCATAAGGCTAAAGTGGCTGTG GTTCTTTCTGGTTGTGGTgtttatgatggcactgaaatcCACGAAGCCTCTGC GATAATGGTTCATTTGAGccgaggaggagccaatgttgaCATGTATGCCCCAAATATTTCTCAGATGCATGTTGTTGATCACAGCAAAGGTCAGCCAGCTGACAGGGAATCGAG AAACGTCTTAACAGAATCAGCAAGAATCGCTCGTGGGAAAATTAACGACTTGGCTAGACTTACTGCAAGAGACTATGATGCGGTAGTATTTCCTGGAGGCTTTGGAGCTGCTAAAAATCT ATCTACCTTTTCTGTGGATGGGAAAGACTGTAAAGTTAACAAAGATGTTGAGCGTGTGCTGAAAGACTTCCACAAATCAGGGAAACCCATTGG GTTGTGCTGTATTTCCCCTGTCTTGGCTGCAAAGGTTCTACCTGGCACTGAAGTCACTGTAGgccaagaacaagaacaaggtgGGAAGTGGCCTCATGCTAGCACTGCTGGGGCCATTAAAGCCATGGGAGGAAAACACTGTGCTAAAGATGTAACA GTGGACAATACCAACAAGATAGTTACTACACCAGCATTTATGTGTGAAACTGAATTTCATCACATTTTTGACGGTATTGGAGCCATGATAAAAAATTTGTTAAGGCTGACAGGCAAATGA
- the GATD3A gene encoding glutamine amidotransferase-like class 1 domain-containing protein 3A, mitochondrial isoform X1 has protein sequence MWAAKFANSRSPLLSSVLLLSKGAPSSSSPFHSSAHLHKAKVAVVLSGCGVYDGTEIHEASAIMVHLSRGGANVDMYAPNISQMHVVDHSKGQPADRESRNVLTESARIARGKINDLARLTARDYDAVVFPGGFGAAKNLSTFSVDGKDCKVNKDVERVLKDFHKSGKPIGLCCISPVLAAKVLPGTEVTVGQEQEQGGKWPHASTAGAIKAMGGKHCAKDVTEAHVDNTNKIVTTPAFMCETEFHHIFDGIGAMIKNLLRLTGK, from the exons ATGTGGGCTGCTAAATTCGCGAACTCCCGTTCGCCTCTCCTGTCCTCGGTGCTGTTGCTCTCGAAGGGAGCCCCATCTTCCAGCTCGCCCTTTCACTCCTCGGCGCACCTCCATAAGGCTAAAGTGGCTGTG GTTCTTTCTGGTTGTGGTgtttatgatggcactgaaatcCACGAAGCCTCTGC GATAATGGTTCATTTGAGccgaggaggagccaatgttgaCATGTATGCCCCAAATATTTCTCAGATGCATGTTGTTGATCACAGCAAAGGTCAGCCAGCTGACAGGGAATCGAG AAACGTCTTAACAGAATCAGCAAGAATCGCTCGTGGGAAAATTAACGACTTGGCTAGACTTACTGCAAGAGACTATGATGCGGTAGTATTTCCTGGAGGCTTTGGAGCTGCTAAAAATCT ATCTACCTTTTCTGTGGATGGGAAAGACTGTAAAGTTAACAAAGATGTTGAGCGTGTGCTGAAAGACTTCCACAAATCAGGGAAACCCATTGG GTTGTGCTGTATTTCCCCTGTCTTGGCTGCAAAGGTTCTACCTGGCACTGAAGTCACTGTAGgccaagaacaagaacaaggtgGGAAGTGGCCTCATGCTAGCACTGCTGGGGCCATTAAAGCCATGGGAGGAAAACACTGTGCTAAAGATGTAACA GAAGCGCATGTGGACAATACCAACAAGATAGTTACTACACCAGCATTTATGTGTGAAACTGAATTTCATCACATTTTTGACGGTATTGGAGCCATGATAAAAAATTTGTTAAGGCTGACAGGCAAATGA
- the GATD3A gene encoding glutamine amidotransferase-like class 1 domain-containing protein 3A, mitochondrial isoform X3: MVHLSRGGANVDMYAPNISQMHVVDHSKGQPADRESRNVLTESARIARGKINDLARLTARDYDAVVFPGGFGAAKNLSTFSVDGKDCKVNKDVERVLKDFHKSGKPIGLCCISPVLAAKVLPGTEVTVGQEQEQGGKWPHASTAGAIKAMGGKHCAKDVTEAHVDNTNKIVTTPAFMCETEFHHIFDGIGAMIKNLLRLTGK; this comes from the exons ATGGTTCATTTGAGccgaggaggagccaatgttgaCATGTATGCCCCAAATATTTCTCAGATGCATGTTGTTGATCACAGCAAAGGTCAGCCAGCTGACAGGGAATCGAG AAACGTCTTAACAGAATCAGCAAGAATCGCTCGTGGGAAAATTAACGACTTGGCTAGACTTACTGCAAGAGACTATGATGCGGTAGTATTTCCTGGAGGCTTTGGAGCTGCTAAAAATCT ATCTACCTTTTCTGTGGATGGGAAAGACTGTAAAGTTAACAAAGATGTTGAGCGTGTGCTGAAAGACTTCCACAAATCAGGGAAACCCATTGG GTTGTGCTGTATTTCCCCTGTCTTGGCTGCAAAGGTTCTACCTGGCACTGAAGTCACTGTAGgccaagaacaagaacaaggtgGGAAGTGGCCTCATGCTAGCACTGCTGGGGCCATTAAAGCCATGGGAGGAAAACACTGTGCTAAAGATGTAACA GAAGCGCATGTGGACAATACCAACAAGATAGTTACTACACCAGCATTTATGTGTGAAACTGAATTTCATCACATTTTTGACGGTATTGGAGCCATGATAAAAAATTTGTTAAGGCTGACAGGCAAATGA